The region AAAAGCCGAAGTTTTCGGACAGCAGGATGAGGCGCACCTGCGGGAAGTGCTCCTGCAGAAAAGGAATGGAGCCATCGGTGGAGGCGTTATCAGCCACAATGATCTCTGCATGGCCGCTATTGGCCACCACCGATGGCAGGAACTGTTGTAAATGCTTCAGGCCGTTCCAGTTAAGTATGACAACGGCCGTGTGCGGGTGTTTATAGTCCAAAGCTGCCGAGGTCTAGTCCGGGAATGTTCGGGATAAGGCCTTCAGTAGATTTACGCAACTCCTCCTGGGCGCGCTCACCGGCGGTCAGCATGGCGTTATTTACAGCGGCAACGACTAGATCGTTCACCATTTCGCGGTCATCCGCGTTCAGGATCGACTCATCGATCTCTATTTTCAGGAGCTGGCGCTGTCCGTTCACAGTAGCCTTCACCAGGCCTGCACCCGACTCTGCGGTTACGCTTACGTCCTTCAGTTTCTCCTGCGCTTCCTTCATTTTGGCCTGGGCTTCTTTAATCTTGCCCATCATGCCCATCATATCAAACATAGTTTATTTTTTATAGGGTAGTATTAGATAACGTTGCGTTAGCCTTTATACTTACAAATATACGATCATTCTTAAATCATACATGCAGATATGCTTTCCAGTCCGGCTCTTGCAGGTGTTTTTGGCCCGGAAGGATTGCTCCTGTGCCCGTCTAGTATGATAGTTTCCTTATACGTTGTAAATAGTGATATTCTAAAGATATATATAAACCTATAAGCCGATGTTTTACGTATAGGTTTGTACTTTTATTTTGTGCAATTCTTTCTACCTGAGGCAAGTATACCTGGCCTACAGCCCAATCAGTCTCTCCCTTCACCCTTATAGCGCCCCACTGCTTTGCCTGTTGGCAAAGAGATACTCTATGCTATTAATACATGTTACCTTAAAGTACAGATTGTTATGATTAAAAAATTACACTCTTTCACAGTACCAAGTTCTTTCTCTGTTTATCTCTTCCTGCAGATTTTCCTGGGCGGAGTAGTATGGTTTGATGCTTCGGCCCAGGAGGTGGCGGAAGTATGGTCACAGCGTTTTGATGCCCAGGGGCCCGGCAATGAGACTTTACAGGCCTCGGTGCTGGACGAAGCGGGAAACCTCTACCTGACGGGCACCAGCTACACTACTGATACCCAGCACAACAGCGAGATCGTAACAGCCAAGTATGCCCCGTCGGGGGAGCTGCTCTGGACGAACCGATTCGTGATGCCCTATGACACCAACGCCGTCGTCTTCAGCGAAGAAGCCCGTGCCATTGCGCTGGATGAGGCGGGAGGTGTTTACGTAGCCGGTGTATTGCGTAACACAAGCTCCACCCGCAATGGCAGTATCCTCACCTTCAGGCTTAATGCAGAAGACGGCGCCCAGACGTGGCATGCAGTACACGGACAGGGTAATTACGGAACCTCGTCTCTTATGGAGCCTGCTGCTCTCGCCGTTGATAAACAGGGCGGCCTTTACGTGACGGGGGTAACTGACAACAGCGCCGGGGCGTACGGCTTCGATTACATCACATTGAAATATAGCACGGCAAGTGGAGAACAAGCGTGGGTGCAAACTTACAACGGTGCGCGTAACCACAATGATGAAGCCCGCGCTATTGCCGTAGACGGCAAGGGAGGTGTGTATGTAACCGGAACCAGCCTGGTAGACATCGACATGTGGGGGTCGAGGTATGCCTATGTTACGTTGAAGTATAATGGAGCGGATGGCACCCAGGTATGGAGGGCACAGTATGCCGAAGGAGTGGGAGTCCTGAATGATCCCAAAGCGATAGTGTTGGACGGCATGGGGGGCGTATACGTAGCGGGTACCAGCCAGGGAGACGGAAAAGACTTTGCCACCGTGAAGTATGCTGAAGCTACCGGTACAGAGCTTTGGGCCGCTCGGTACAGTAGAAGCATGGGGGATGATGAGGTGAGCGATCTGGCTGTTGACGGTGCCGGTGGGGTATACGTGACGGGCAGGAGTGCCGGCACCTCCACCTTGACGGATTTCACTACCGTGAGCTACCAGGCGCAGGACGGGCAGCAGGCATGGGTGAAACATTACGCCGACAGCCAGGGCCGGACAAGTATTGCCCGGTCCATAGCTGTGGGTGAGCGCGGTGAGGTGTACGTGACCGGGCAAAGTTACGGGCATAACAGTATTGCCAGCCTGGTAACGCTTGCCTACCATAGTGCCGATGGAGCTGAAAAGTGGAGGGCCGAACAAAGTGACCTGAGCAGTCCGGGTGACAGAAGCTTTGTATTGGTTGGGGCCAACGGCAAAGTATACGCGGTAGGGTCGGCATATAAAACAGCGACGCGGGATAATGATTTCATCCTCTCGCAGTACAGCGCCTCGGAGGGTGCCCAGTTGTGGACCACCCGTTTCGAAGGCCTGTCAAGTACAGACGATGCAGGTCTGGCAGTGGCTGTAGATGCGGAGGGGAATACGTATGTGACGGGTATTACCCACTCGCTTGGCAAACTGACAGGGGGTGTGGTGGTAAAGTATGCTCCTTCTGGGGAACGGCTCTGGGTAAGGCAATACGATGAGGAGAAAATAGAACGGTTTGATGCCATTGCCCTGGACAACGCCGGTGGCGTGTATGTGGCTGGAACGGCAGGCCAGTACGATTACCTGACCATGAAACTGAAGGCGGAAGATGGGGCAGTAGTCTGGATGGCTACTTATGACGGTGGGGCAAATGAATTCGACATTGCCAAGTCAGTCGTTGTGGACGCGGCAGGCGGTGTTTATGTGACAGGTACTAGCTACAGCCAGGGCACGGCAAGAGACTACGCCACCATCAAGTATAACGCCTCGGATGGAGCGCAGGTGTGGGTGGCGCGCTACGACGGGCAGCACGGCGACGACGAGGCAGTCGACATGGCACTGGACGGACGGGGTGGCCTGTATGTAACCGGTCTGAGTCATGGCCAGAGCATCGATTTTGCCACCATTAAGTACGATGTTGCCACCGGGGCACAGCTATGGACCAGCCGCTACGATGGTACATCGCAGGGAGAAGATATTGGTAGGGATATTACGATTGACGCAGCAGGGAACGTGTATGTGACCGGAGAAAGTGTAGGAGGTGACGGAACGCGGGATTACGCGACGGTAAAGTATGATGCAGCAGACGGAACACAGCGTTGGGTAGCGCTATATGAAGGCAATGGCGGACAAGACTATCCCCGCGCCGTGGCAGCAGATAAGGCGGGCGGGGTTTATGTAACGGGTTTCAGCGCCGCGGACTATACCAACCAGGCCTTCACCTACGCAACAGTGAAGATGAATGCGGAGGATGGCACCCTGGTATGGTCGTCCTCTTATGGCGCGCAGTACAAGGATGGGCGTGCACAGGCACTGGAGCTGGACAGGTCCGGGAACGTTTATGTGGCTGGTAGTCTGGCAGGTGCCGGCGGGCCGGGCCGGGGAAGTACAGGAGTCCTTTTGAAGTATAGCGGTAAGGATGGTGCTACACTCTGGCAGATGGCAAGCAACGGGTACGATGAGGAGTTTACCGCCATGGCATTGGATGCGCAGGGAAGTGTCATCGTAACGGGCAGGAGCTTCTCCAACTACACCGGCAACGACATCCTGACCGTTAAGTACAGCCAGGAAGACCTGAGCCCTTGCAACACACCCGTGCAGGTGCAGCTGTACCTGCCGCCTACAGCCAGCCGGGTGGGGCACCAGGTGCGCACCACCGCCGACTTCGGTCCGTTTATACTAACCGAGGATACCGGCATTCGCTGGACCTGGGGAGACGGCAGCACGCCAAGCATTTCCTATACCGCCTTCGGCACGCAGCGCATCACCGGTCAGCATACGTACCATCAGCCCGGCGTCTATCGTATCGGGCTCGATTTCTCCGAAAGCTGTTTAAAGCCAGAAAACGCCGATTATGAGCAATGGCTACCGGTATATGACCCGGAGGCCGGCTTTGTGACCGGGGCAGGATCACTTGCTTTCGCCTCGGCGCCTTACGCGCTGGCACAGGCAGGAGGAGAGCTTCACTATAACTTCAACCTCCGTTACAGCGGAAAGTCTGCCTCTACTCCGCAGGGCCATACGTCACTCGTCCTAAACAATCGGGAGCGGTTCAGCAGCAGCAGAATGGAGTGGCTGGTTATCAGCGGTGACCAAGCCATATGGAAAGGGGAAGGCACCCTGAACGGAAAGGGACACTATGGGTTTATCGCCTCAGCCGCAGATGCTGGTGGTCGGGGTGTAAATGATCAGGGCGATGGGCTGCGCATCAGGATCTGGGACTTGAGCCGTGGCAACGCCATTGTTTTTGATAACTATCAAGAAGGCGGCGAGATGCTGGATATGGCTTCTGTAGTGCCTCCCATCTCTAGAGGGCAGGTTCTCATCAACAATCGAGTAACACACGCAAATAAGGCTGCAACGGAGGCTGGTAAGCTACTTGCTTATCCGAATACCTTTTCCGATAAAACAACGATCTCGTTTACACTCGACTATGAGCAGGAGTATGTGCTAGAAGTATATGACCTGAACGGGGTCCCGGTGGGGCGAATAGGAGCAGGCAAGGCGGAGGCAGGAAAGGAAGTAAGGTATGAGTTGAAGGGGGCCGGACTGAAAGCAGGGATTTATGTCGTCAGGTTGGTCACCGACACGGGTGCGCAAAGTATAAAAGTCATACTGCGGCGCTAACCATAGGATTGATTTGAACAAGGAAGGAGTCTCAGAAGGGCTCCTTCCTTGTTTCTAACGCAGCAACGTTATCGTGCCGGTTCGTTGCTTGGTGGTGCCGAAGCTGGTCTTCAGCGTCAGGAGGTAGGCATAGGCGCCGGCAGGCAGTTCGCGGCCGCTTTGGGTGCCGTCCCAGGCTGCATCTGCCTCTGAGCCCTCGTACACTACGTTGCCGGAGCGGTTGTAGACCCGCAAGGTATAGCCGCTGAAGAACTTCCCTTTGATCTCGAACACATCGTTCAGGCCATCCCCGTTGGGCGTGAAGGCGCTCGGGATATATACCAGCGCCTGCTGCTCTACCTCTACCAGGTTAGAGTAGGAAACGTTTGTGCCATTTTGAGAAGTGGCGCGGATGCGGTAGCGCAGCACAGGCAAGTCGTTGCTCAGGGTTACATCGGTGTAGCTACGGCCGGTGGCAGGGTAACTTGTCACCACATTGCCGCTCTCGTCCAGCAGTTCCACCGTATACTGGCCCACACCATCCGGGAAGCCGCTGAAGGCAGACCACGTAAGCTCTATACTTCCGTCTGTTTGCTGCTCGGCCGCAAGTATAACCGGACAGGTAACATTGCTGACAGGCGAGGTGTTGCCGCATAGGTTAGTGAAGGTGCTGCGGTAGCAAACAGGCTGTCGAGTTATACTTTCATCTAGTATACTTGTCTGTTGTGCCTGGGTCAGTTGCTGGTAAGCAGCACCGTTTATGCTACGCTCAATGCTTGCCACGCGCAGCTGTTCGCCCTCCGGCAGCTGCAGCGTCAGCTCTACCTGGTTGTTTAGGTTAAAGCTGGAGAGCAGGTAGGGGGCAGCTGGTATAAGGGTGGAGGTAACCTCCGCAGCCAGGGTGGCGGACACGGAAGTATAGCGATCGCCCTGGGGGTCTGTGCCCGTGCCCACCACATAGTAGCTATAGGTCTGGCTGCAGGTAACTTCGGTGTCGGTATAGGAGGTGGCGGAGCCGGATAGGGTTTGCAATAAAGTGCCGTTGCGGTATACTTCAAAGGCGGTGAAATCGGGTGAGAACTCCCAGTTCAGGTCTACCTGTTGCTCGTTTGTCTGTACATTAAGCGAGATGCCGCTGACCACGTTGGTATTCCTGAAAACGGTACCACAGGCATCTACAGGACGCACCAGGTACCAAGTGCCTTCGGAGGTATTTACGCCGCTGATGGTTTGGGTGAGGGTGCTGTTGTTTATATTCTGTATGAAGTATATCTCTCTGTAAAGCTCCCTGAAATCGCCGGTGAACTGCTCCACCACGTACGCGTATCCCGGCTCCAGCCTCGACAGTTCCAGCTGTATACTTCCGTTTTCTCCCTGCTCCAGCACCGTCACCTTATCTATCTGGGTCGGGTTGTCCTCGTCCAGCACGGGTAGGGTGGCGACCGTTTGGGTGCTGGAATTGCTGCAGGCGATGCCTTGGTAGCTGCCCGTAAGCGTGACGGTGAAATTTCCCTGCGTAGAGTAGATGTGGGTGATGGTGGTGCTGCCGTCCGTCTCCTCTATCGTGCCATCGCCAAAGTCGAACGCATAGACATCATATGCAGGATCGGAAATAGTAAAGGAAACGACCCCGCTGGCGCAGCTCTGGGAGGTAAAGACCGGCTCGGGAGCGGCTTTTACCTCAAATACCTTTGATATAGTGTCGGTTGAGGTGTTGCTGCCATAGTTGGCGATCTGAAGGACTTTATACCTGCCGGGCGCTGTATAGGTATGCTTCTTGTTTGGAG is a window of Pontibacter kalidii DNA encoding:
- a CDS encoding gliding motility-associated C-terminal domain-containing protein; the protein is MRYLLSIWFILLATAAWAQQGDRCITALDAAGKELQVLCVGQEVTFKDCYDKADDDKEYYIFDYKGESPIPTPSSPNKKHTYTAPGRYKVLQIANYGSNTSTDTISKVFEVKAAPEPVFTSQSCASGVVSFTISDPAYDVYAFDFGDGTIEETDGSTTITHIYSTQGNFTVTLTGSYQGIACSNSSTQTVATLPVLDEDNPTQIDKVTVLEQGENGSIQLELSRLEPGYAYVVEQFTGDFRELYREIYFIQNINNSTLTQTISGVNTSEGTWYLVRPVDACGTVFRNTNVVSGISLNVQTNEQQVDLNWEFSPDFTAFEVYRNGTLLQTLSGSATSYTDTEVTCSQTYSYYVVGTGTDPQGDRYTSVSATLAAEVTSTLIPAAPYLLSSFNLNNQVELTLQLPEGEQLRVASIERSINGAAYQQLTQAQQTSILDESITRQPVCYRSTFTNLCGNTSPVSNVTCPVILAAEQQTDGSIELTWSAFSGFPDGVGQYTVELLDESGNVVTSYPATGRSYTDVTLSNDLPVLRYRIRATSQNGTNVSYSNLVEVEQQALVYIPSAFTPNGDGLNDVFEIKGKFFSGYTLRVYNRSGNVVYEGSEADAAWDGTQSGRELPAGAYAYLLTLKTSFGTTKQRTGTITLLR
- a CDS encoding YbaB/EbfC family nucleoid-associated protein, which translates into the protein MFDMMGMMGKIKEAQAKMKEAQEKLKDVSVTAESGAGLVKATVNGQRQLLKIEIDESILNADDREMVNDLVVAAVNNAMLTAGERAQEELRKSTEGLIPNIPGLDLGSFGL
- a CDS encoding SBBP repeat-containing protein, encoding MIKKLHSFTVPSSFSVYLFLQIFLGGVVWFDASAQEVAEVWSQRFDAQGPGNETLQASVLDEAGNLYLTGTSYTTDTQHNSEIVTAKYAPSGELLWTNRFVMPYDTNAVVFSEEARAIALDEAGGVYVAGVLRNTSSTRNGSILTFRLNAEDGAQTWHAVHGQGNYGTSSLMEPAALAVDKQGGLYVTGVTDNSAGAYGFDYITLKYSTASGEQAWVQTYNGARNHNDEARAIAVDGKGGVYVTGTSLVDIDMWGSRYAYVTLKYNGADGTQVWRAQYAEGVGVLNDPKAIVLDGMGGVYVAGTSQGDGKDFATVKYAEATGTELWAARYSRSMGDDEVSDLAVDGAGGVYVTGRSAGTSTLTDFTTVSYQAQDGQQAWVKHYADSQGRTSIARSIAVGERGEVYVTGQSYGHNSIASLVTLAYHSADGAEKWRAEQSDLSSPGDRSFVLVGANGKVYAVGSAYKTATRDNDFILSQYSASEGAQLWTTRFEGLSSTDDAGLAVAVDAEGNTYVTGITHSLGKLTGGVVVKYAPSGERLWVRQYDEEKIERFDAIALDNAGGVYVAGTAGQYDYLTMKLKAEDGAVVWMATYDGGANEFDIAKSVVVDAAGGVYVTGTSYSQGTARDYATIKYNASDGAQVWVARYDGQHGDDEAVDMALDGRGGLYVTGLSHGQSIDFATIKYDVATGAQLWTSRYDGTSQGEDIGRDITIDAAGNVYVTGESVGGDGTRDYATVKYDAADGTQRWVALYEGNGGQDYPRAVAADKAGGVYVTGFSAADYTNQAFTYATVKMNAEDGTLVWSSSYGAQYKDGRAQALELDRSGNVYVAGSLAGAGGPGRGSTGVLLKYSGKDGATLWQMASNGYDEEFTAMALDAQGSVIVTGRSFSNYTGNDILTVKYSQEDLSPCNTPVQVQLYLPPTASRVGHQVRTTADFGPFILTEDTGIRWTWGDGSTPSISYTAFGTQRITGQHTYHQPGVYRIGLDFSESCLKPENADYEQWLPVYDPEAGFVTGAGSLAFASAPYALAQAGGELHYNFNLRYSGKSASTPQGHTSLVLNNRERFSSSRMEWLVISGDQAIWKGEGTLNGKGHYGFIASAADAGGRGVNDQGDGLRIRIWDLSRGNAIVFDNYQEGGEMLDMASVVPPISRGQVLINNRVTHANKAATEAGKLLAYPNTFSDKTTISFTLDYEQEYVLEVYDLNGVPVGRIGAGKAEAGKEVRYELKGAGLKAGIYVVRLVTDTGAQSIKVILRR